Proteins found in one Triticum urartu cultivar G1812 chromosome 4, Tu2.1, whole genome shotgun sequence genomic segment:
- the LOC125552362 gene encoding protein indeterminate-domain 16-like — translation MALVKSHHQMLASSSTSSSSPSSQQQPPPPPPPLAPPPPATDQPSPAKRKRRPPGTPDPDAEVVALTPRTLLESDRYVCEICGQGFQREQNLQMHRRRHKVPWRLVKRAPAPSAGEDGGAGTAGGAGATTVPRKRVFVCPEPSCLHHDPAHALGDLVGIKKHFRRKHGGRRQWVCARCAKGYAVQSDYKAHLKTCGTRGHSCDCGRVFSRVESFIEHQDACNSGRMRGEAGAVPSALPVLRPVVIRHPAPGVPSTPPPELQLLPVATKAPVNATPAVFSASHEPHATTKLELSIGPVASSDGVSGADDGREEMMRAMQEKAAADAERARAREEAAAAERALEEARRARQQARGELEKACALRDHAARLLAQVTCHACRQRSFGMVPMGVAAGGDGGHGGSAVACEALRRGAGLGL, via the exons ATGGCACTGGTCAAGAGCCACCACCAAATGTtggcctcctcctccacctcctcgtcctccccctcctcccagcagcagccgccgccgccgccgccgccgctggcgCCGCCTCCCCCGGCCACCGACCAGCCCTCCCCCGCCAAGCGCAAGAGGCGCCCTCCCGGCACGCCAG ACCCTGATGCGGAGGTGGTGGCGCTAACGCCGAGGACGCTGCTGGAGTCGGACCGGTACGTGTGCGAGATCTGCGGGCAGGGGTTCCAGCGGGAGCAGAACCTCCAGATGCACCGGCGGCGGCACAAGGTTCCCTGGCGGCTGGTGAAGCGGGCTCCGGCGCCGTCGGCGGGGGAGGACGGCGGCGCGGGCACGGCGGGAGGGGCCGGCGCGACGACGGTGCCGCGGAAGCGCGTGTTCGTGTGCCCCGAGCCGAGCTGCCTGCACCACGACCCGGCCCACGCGCTGGGCGACCTGGTGGGGATCAAGAAGCACTTCCGGCGCAAGCACGGCGGGCGGCGGCAGTGGGTCTGCGCCCGCTGCGCCAAGGGCTACGCCGTCCAGTCCGACTACAAGGCCCACCTCAAGACCTGCGGCACCCGCGGCCACTCCTGCGACTGCGGCCGCGTCTTCTCCCG GGTGGAGAGCTTCATCGAGCACCAGGACGCGTGCAACTCCGGCCGGATGCGCGGCGAGGCGGGGGCCGTGCCGTCGGCGCTCCCGGTGCTCCGGCCTGTCGTTATCAGGCATCCGGCTCCGGGGGTGCCGTCGACGCCGCCGCCGGAGCTCCAGCTCCTCCCGGTAGCTACCAAGGCGCCGGTGAACGCCACGCCCGCCGTATTCTCCGCCTCCCACGAGCCCCACGCGACGACGAAGCTGGAGCTCTCCATCGGCCCAGTCGCGTCCTCGGACGGCGTGTCCGGCGCCGACGACGGGAGGGAAGAGATGATGCGTGCCATGCAGGAGAAGGCCGCCGCGGACGCCGAGCGGGCGCGGGCGCGGGAAgaggccgcggcggcggagcgCGCGCTGGAGGAGGCGCGGCGCGCGCGGCAGCAGGCCCGGGGCGAGCTGGAGAAGGCGTGCGCGCTGCGTGACCATGCCGCGCGGCTGCTGGCGCAGGTCACGTGCCACGCGTGCCGCCAGCGCTCGTTCGGCATGGTGCCCATGGGCGTCGCCGCCGGCGGTGACGGCGGCCACGGCGGCTCGGCGGTGGCCTGCGAGGCCCTGAGGAGAGGAGCAGGGTTAGGACTCtag